A region from the Aegilops tauschii subsp. strangulata cultivar AL8/78 chromosome 5, Aet v6.0, whole genome shotgun sequence genome encodes:
- the LOC109772052 gene encoding probable cinnamyl alcohol dehydrogenase 8D, protein MSHHFHLSSSVLPLSFFPGELGARFSPAEPRPLASSGGVAVASSSRALRPHMAKAVAKEAGAQEAAQGSAALGWAARDASGVLSPFDFSRRAQKDDDVTIKVLYCGICHTDLYTIKNEWGTAMYPVVPGHEILGVVTSVGSGVSKFKAGDTVGVGYFVGSCRSCECCGNGYENYCSGMVLTSNGIDPEHGGAVTQGGFSDVMLVNEDYVVRVPDGLPLDKAAPLLCAGVTVYSPMMRFGLNAPGKHLGVVGLGGLGHVAVKFGKAFGMRVTVISTSPGKREEALERLGADEFLVSRDAEQMQAAVGTMDGILDTVSAWHPISPLFALMKPMGQMVFVGGPTKPLELPAYAIVPGGKGIAGNCVGGIRDCQAMLEFAAKHGITAEVEVIKMDYVNTALERLAKNDVRYRFVIDVAGSLGSTS, encoded by the exons ATGTCGCATCATTTTCACCTGAGCAGCTCGGTTCTTCCCCTGTCCTTCTTCCCCGGCGAGCTCGGCGCCCGGTTCTCGCCCGCTGAGCCCAGGCCTCTAGCGAGCAGCGGCGGCGTCGCTGTTGCGTCGTCGTCAAGAGCCCTGCGGCCCCACATGGCGAAGGCGGTGGCAAAGGAGGCGGGGGCGCAGGAGGCGGCGCAAGGCAGCGCGGCGCTCGGGTGGGCGGCCAGGGACGCCTCCGGTGTCCTCTCCCCGTTCGACTTCTCAAGAAG GGCTCAAAAAGATGATGATGTGACGATCAAGGTGCTCTACTGCGGGATCTGCCACACTGACCTCTACACCATCAAGAACGAGTGGGGCACCGCCATGTACCCCGTTGTTCCCGG GCACGAGATCCTGGGCGTGGTGACCAGCGTCGGCAGCGGCGTCAGCAAGTTCAAGGCCGGCGACACGGTGGGCGTGGGCTACTTCGTCGGGTCGTGCCGCTCCTGCGAGTGCTGCGGCAACGGGTACGAGAACTACTGCTCCGGCATGGTGCTCACCTCCAACGGCATCGACCCCGAGCACGGCGGCGCGGTCACCCAGGGGGGCTTCTCCGACGTCATGCTCGTGAACGAGGACTACGTCGTCCGCGTCCCGGACGGGCTGCCACTGGACAAGGCCGCGCCGCTGCTCTGCGCCGGCGTCACGGTGTACAGCCCGATGATGCGCTTCGGCCTGAACGCGCCGGGGAAGCACCTGGGCGTCGTCGGCCTCGGGGGCCTCGGCCACGTCGCCGTCAAGTTCGGCAAGGCGTTCGGCATGAGGGTCACCGTCATCAGCACCTCGCCCGggaagcgcgaggaggcgctggagCGGCTGGGCGCGGACGAGTTCCTGGTGAGCCGGGACGCCGAGCAGATGCAGGCGGCGGTGGGCACCATGGACGGCATCCTCGACACGGTGTCGGCGTGGCACCCCATCTCGCCGCTGTTCGCGCTGATGAAGCCGATGGGGCAGATGGTGTTCGTGGGCGGGCCGACCAAGCCGCTGGAGCTGCCGGCGTACGCCATCGTGCCGGGCGGGAAGGGCATCGCCGGGAACTGCGTCGGCGGCATCAGGGACTGCCAGGCCATGCTGGAGTTCGCGGCGAAGCACGGCATCACCGCGGAGGTGGAGGTGATCAAGATGGACTACGTCAACACGGCGCTCGAGCGGCTCGCCAAGAACGACGTCCGCTACCGCTTCGTCATCGACGTCGCAGGCAGCCTCGGCTCAACCTCGTGA